From one Anopheles bellator chromosome 1, idAnoBellAS_SP24_06.2, whole genome shotgun sequence genomic stretch:
- the LOC131215340 gene encoding folylpolyglutamate synthase, mitochondrial-like: MEQNYENAIATLNTLQSNNSVLQDSIQSRHKNDSKHTSDTVKFLKRIGITMEKLDLLPVIHVSGTKGKGTTCAMVESILRLNGYRTGFYSSPHLVSVTERIRLDGQPISKDRFAEHFWKIYNMLFAAQERDSDMPSYFGFLTLLALNVFIGSVDVAVIEVGIGGRYDCTNVIRNAQTVGITSLGLEHTQLLGETLEAIAWQKAGIVKQGSEVFVAEQPAECIAVIESECRLKNAKLHIVPSRLEQYRWTKIPTMAHNRCPEMEINTSLATQIAVNWIRRTRPHILPFDDKLLIPESIIEGVNCYFWPGRLQIIPCEGKRTIFLDGTSGFVHNSVKSIFDYIDNNYPARDEPCDILITGSIHLLGATLIALRMEDRVLWR, translated from the exons ATGGAGCAAAACTACGAG AATGCTATTGCTACGTTAAACACACTACAATCCAACAATAGCGTTTTACAGGATTCCATCCAAAGCAGGCATAAAAACGATTCAAAGCATACAAGCGACACAGtaaaatttttaaaacgaatCGGAATTACAATGGAAAAGTTGGATCTACTCCCCGTGATACATGTTTCTGGAACTAAGGGAAAG GGGACAACGTGTGCTATGGTGGAATCGATTCTTCGCTTGAATGGTTATCGCACCGGGTTCTATAGCTCACCGCACTTGGTGTCTGTAACGGAACGCATCCGTCTAGATGGACAACCGATTTCAAAAGACCGTTTTGCGGAgcatttttggaaaatttacaaCATGCTGTTCGCTGCCCAGGAACGCGATTCGGATATGCCATCGTACTTTGGATTCCTGACCTTGCTAGCTTTAAACGTGTTCATTGGCTCTGTGGATGTAGCAGTAATAGAAGTTGGGATTGGCGGACGGTACGATTGCACAAACGTTATACGAAATGCACAGACGGTCGGCATTACCTCTCTTGGACTGGAACATACACAGCTGTTAGGAGAAACGTTGGAAGCGATTGCTTGGCAAAAAGCTGGAATCGTAAAACAAGGATCAGAAGTATTTGTCGCAGAGCAACCAGCTGAATGCATTGCTGTAATTGAAAGCGAATGTCGCCTTAAAAAT GCGAAGCTACACATTGTTCCGTCTCGGTTGGAACAGTATCGTTGGACGAAGATACCTACAATGGCGCACAATCGCTGTCCGGAGATGGAAATTAATACATCGCTGGCAACTCAAATAGCGGTGAACTGGATTCGGCGTACACGTCCTCATATTTTACCATTTGACGATAAGCTGCTGATTCCTGAAAGCATTATAGAAGGTGTCAATTGTTATTTTTGGCCCGGAAGATTACAAATCATTCCATGTGAGGGAAAGCGAACAATTTTCCTAGACGGC ACTTCAGGGTTCGTGCATAATTCTGTGAAATCAATCTTCGATTACATTGACAACAACTATCCAGCACGCGATGAACCATGCGACATTTTAATTACCGGTTCGATTCATCTTCTTGGTGCAACACTTATAGCGTTAAGAATGGAGGATCGTGTTTTATGGCGTTAG
- the LOC131214916 gene encoding uncharacterized protein LOC131214916, with product MWSAYLRKYMLRVNQSFMKRIVRTSHDEYSSKSSPESLTKQNKELSQKIPSARSIAAKYQIFQDEDSPIILDVDEERKMQHSGKTQTQPIADPFEMYEGIDFIRGEQYVFEIHDLVSILKLNNAINVFVCSVPKEIKYVDYLCIVSGRNKKHMLGIAQFVRKVYKMKQLPHEFIPKIEGESSSDWMALDLGNISLHIFSAKAREHYDLESLWTVGSEYDGECNKPNKGLVELFEKHTIYLKDLKTLEPRRSVPSSSSKVT from the exons ATGTGGTCCGCGTATTTGCGTAAATATATGCTGCGAGTAAATCAGTCGTTTATGAAAAGAATTGTGAGAACTTCGCACGACGAATATTCTTCCAAGTCTTCTCCTGAGAGCCTTACAAAGCAGAATAAAGAGTTATCACAAAAAATACCAAGTGCCCGGTCGATCGCAGCCAAATACCAAATATTTCAAGATGAAGATTCACCAATTATCCTAGACGTAGATGAAGAACGAAAGATGCAGCATAGcggcaaaacacaaacacaaccgatTGCTGACCCTTTCGAAATGTACGAAGGAATCGATTTTATCC GTGGTGAACAATATGTTTTTGAGATACACGATTTAGTTTCCATCTTGAAACTGAACAACGcaatcaatgtttttgtttgctccgtTCCAAAAGAGATCAAGTATGTTGACTATTTGTGTATTGTGTCTGGTCGGAATAAAAAACACATGCTAGGAATAGCACAGTTCGTGAGAAAAGtgtataaaatgaaacaacttCCGCACGAATTTATTCCCAAAATAGAAGGAGAATCCTCCAGCGACTGGATGGCACTAGACCTTG GGAATATTTCATTGCACATTTTTTCCGCCAAAGCACGCGAACATTACGATTTAGAATCACTTTGGACCGTTGGTAGCGAGTACGATGGAGAATGTAATAAACCAAATAAGGGGCTTGTTGAGCTGTTTGAGAAACATACAATATATCTGAAGGATCTGAAGACACTTGAACCAAGAAGATCAGttccttcgtcgtcttccAAAGTTACTTAA